CAGGACGTCCTGCGCGTGGCCGATGTCCAGCGCGGAGGTCGGCTCGTCGAGGAGCAGGATCGACGGCTCCTGGGCCAGGGCGCGCGCCAGCGTGACCCGCTGGCGCTCGCCGCCGGACAGCTCGGCGACGCGGCGGTCGGCGAAGCGCGTGAGGTGAAGGGTCTCCAGGCTGGCGTCGGTGACGGAGTGGTCGTCGGAACCGAACGCACCGCCGTGGGGATGGCGGCCCAGGTGAACGTACTCGCGCACGTGCATGCCCTCCGGGATGACGGGCGTCTGCGGCATCAGCGCCACCGTGCGCGCGAGCTCCCGGCGGCGCCGCCACGCGGCGGGGGACAGGGCCCGCAGCGCCAGCAGCGGCCCCGAACCGCCCACGATGTCGTGGCCGGCCAACGTGATGGTGCCCGCGGCCGGGGCGAGCACCTGCGCCAGCGCATGGAGCAGAGTCGACTTGCCGCAGCCGTTGGGGCCCGCCAGCGTCAGCCAGCCGCCCGCGGGGACGGAAAAGGTCACGCCGGCCACGGCGTCGCGGTCGGCGCCCTCGTGGCGCACGCGCACGTCATGGCAGTGGATGGAGTTGTCGGCCCCGACCGCGGCCGCGGCGGTGCGGGTGCGCGTCGGATCGGTCATGCCCCGGCCCTGCCCATCTTGCTGAATCGACGGAGGATGAAAAGGAAGAACGGCGCACCCACGGCCGCGGCGACCACGCCCACGGGAAGCTCCGCCGGCGCCAGCACCGTGCGGGCGAAGGTATCGGCGAGCAGCAGGAAGATGGCGCCCCAGATCAGCGTCAGCGGCAGCAGCAGGCGGTGGCCCGGCCCGACGACCAGCCGCAGCGCGTGCGGCACGATGATGCCGACGAAGCCGATCAGCCCGGAAACGCTGACCACGGCGGCGGTGCCCAGCGTCGCCACGGCGACGAGCAGCAGCCGCGCCGTCGCCGGGTCGACGCCGAGGGTGCGGGCCTCCAGGTCGCCCACCGTCATGACGTCGAGCACGCGCGCGGCGCCCAGCAGCACCAGCCAGCACACCGCCGCCGGCACCAGGACCAGCGCGACCGACCCCCACCGGGTCACGCCGAGGTTGCCGAGCATCCACGAGTACACCCGCTGGATCGTCTCGATGTTGCGCTGCTGGATGAAGGTCTGCGCCGCATTGGCGAACGCCGCCACCGCGACGCCCGCCAGCACCACCACCGTCGCCGACGCACCGTGCCCCACGCCGCGGCTGACCATGTACGTCGCGCTCACGGCGATCACGCCGCCCGCGAAGGCGGCGGCCACCACTCCCGCGCCACCGCCGCCGAAGCCCACGGCCCCGCCTGCGACGACGGCCAGCGTCACCCCCAGGCCCGCGCCGGAGGACACGCCGAGCAGGTACGGGTCCGCCAGCGGATTGCGGAACACCGCCTGGTACGCCGCGCCCGCGATGGCGAGCGTCGCGCCGACGACGATGCCCATGGCCACGCGCGGCAGCCGGATGTCCCAGAGGATCGCGTGGTCGCGGGCGGACAGCGCGCCGATGCCGACGAGCTCGCG
This genomic stretch from Corynebacterium hansenii harbors:
- a CDS encoding ABC transporter ATP-binding protein; protein product: MTDPTRTRTAAAAVGADNSIHCHDVRVRHEGADRDAVAGVTFSVPAGGWLTLAGPNGCGKSTLLHALAQVLAPAAGTITLAGHDIVGGSGPLLALRALSPAAWRRRRELARTVALMPQTPVIPEGMHVREYVHLGRHPHGGAFGSDDHSVTDASLETLHLTRFADRRVAELSGGERQRVTLARALAQEPSILLLDEPTSALDIGHAQDVLELVEDVRAERGLTVVAAMHDLTLAGQHGERVALLHDGALSCIGAPAEILTAERIRDIYGASVEILQRPDGPVVAPVRERRR
- a CDS encoding FecCD family ABC transporter permease; protein product: MATATTKAESGRRLTRPNALAVVAASLLLLIGAALLSAFTGAVKLPPADVVRELVGIGALSARDHAILWDIRLPRVAMGIVVGATLAIAGAAYQAVFRNPLADPYLLGVSSGAGLGVTLAVVAGGAVGFGGGGAGVVAAAFAGGVIAVSATYMVSRGVGHGASATVVVLAGVAVAAFANAAQTFIQQRNIETIQRVYSWMLGNLGVTRWGSVALVLVPAAVCWLVLLGAARVLDVMTVGDLEARTLGVDPATARLLLVAVATLGTAAVVSVSGLIGFVGIIVPHALRLVVGPGHRLLLPLTLIWGAIFLLLADTFARTVLAPAELPVGVVAAAVGAPFFLFILRRFSKMGRAGA